The following are from one region of the Endozoicomonas sp. 4G genome:
- a CDS encoding glycosyltransferase family 39 protein — translation MLPSIEDLPAKFPPKLSDSLSDPLFNPQRLTSALILVFLTIHLLLAALIPLTHYEAHYALYGTYLDWSYLDHPPLTGWLQTIPQLFSDHDFLLRLIPIVLLTASQYLLARSCERLFPTAHPWLAPITLLIINGAIVTHLGITMAPEVPLLFAALLCLHSLLTLQNKDRWQNWLGLGFALGLAGLSKYTGVTLALSSGLILLMNRGFAVLKHPGLYLTMAITLLMISPVLYWNWQNDWASFQFQLGYQFEESDSTWSLASAFEAIAIQIGVYSPLLFIGGLLGSARVMRSGNPGGKALVLMAWPILLLFFWMSGAGRSSAHWTLISWYLLAPLAALWVSECWGSRAVRWLAKGSGSFSAVLLMAFLVIPLPMLEFPDMKHPLGKTMGWEEAAEEGQRLLQTIEPDPDYEEPTLLVTNWHYASQLSWYTQGAPVRDLSSDPSQYVRWFGAADRWTHGIVILPDNENTISVPNMNCTLLEKTPVEYGESLVGHFSFFYCQAIQSGQLTSL, via the coding sequence ATGTTGCCCTCTATAGAAGACCTGCCTGCCAAGTTCCCGCCCAAACTGTCTGACTCACTGTCTGACCCACTGTTTAATCCACAACGGCTGACCTCTGCCCTGATTCTGGTATTCCTGACCATACATCTTTTGTTGGCAGCACTGATTCCACTGACTCATTACGAAGCTCATTACGCCCTGTACGGTACTTATCTTGACTGGAGCTATCTGGATCACCCACCGCTGACAGGTTGGCTGCAAACGATTCCACAGTTGTTTTCAGATCATGACTTTTTATTGAGATTGATCCCGATAGTATTATTGACCGCCAGTCAGTATCTGCTTGCCAGATCCTGTGAGCGTTTATTTCCCACAGCCCATCCATGGCTTGCACCCATTACCCTATTAATCATCAATGGGGCCATCGTCACCCATCTGGGAATTACCATGGCACCGGAAGTGCCGCTGCTCTTTGCGGCTCTGCTGTGCCTTCATTCTCTCCTTACTTTGCAAAATAAAGACCGCTGGCAGAATTGGCTGGGCCTGGGGTTTGCCCTTGGCCTGGCGGGGTTGTCCAAGTACACAGGTGTCACTCTTGCTCTGTCATCGGGACTGATACTGCTTATGAATCGTGGTTTTGCCGTTCTCAAACACCCCGGACTTTACCTGACCATGGCCATCACGCTGTTGATGATCAGTCCTGTACTCTATTGGAACTGGCAAAATGATTGGGCATCCTTCCAGTTTCAACTGGGTTACCAGTTCGAAGAGTCCGATAGTACATGGAGTCTGGCCAGCGCTTTTGAAGCCATAGCGATCCAGATCGGTGTCTATTCCCCACTGTTATTTATCGGCGGCCTGCTGGGCTCAGCCCGGGTGATGCGCAGCGGTAATCCCGGCGGGAAGGCCCTGGTGCTGATGGCATGGCCTATCCTGCTGCTGTTTTTCTGGATGTCTGGAGCAGGGCGATCATCAGCCCACTGGACGCTGATCAGCTGGTATCTGCTGGCTCCTCTTGCGGCACTATGGGTATCAGAGTGCTGGGGTTCAAGAGCTGTTCGCTGGCTGGCAAAAGGTTCTGGTAGCTTTTCTGCGGTGTTGTTGATGGCGTTTTTGGTGATTCCCCTGCCCATGCTTGAGTTCCCTGACATGAAGCACCCGCTGGGAAAAACAATGGGGTGGGAAGAAGCCGCCGAAGAGGGTCAACGCTTATTGCAGACCATTGAACCCGATCCGGATTATGAAGAGCCAACATTGCTGGTCACCAACTGGCACTATGCAAGTCAGTTGTCCTGGTACACCCAGGGTGCGCCCGTTCGTGATTTAAGCTCTGATCCCAGTCAGTACGTTCGCTGGTTTGGCGCCGCTGACCGCTGGACCCATGGCATCGTGATTCTACCCGATAACGAGAATACCATCAGTGTTCCGAATATGAATTGCACACTGCTGGAGAAAACTCCGGTTGAGTACGGAGAGAGCCTGGTTGGCCATTTCAGTTTCTTCTACTGCCAGGCCATTCAGTCCGGGCAATTAACGAGCTTGTAG
- a CDS encoding LysR substrate-binding domain-containing protein has product MGTIKPANSRTRLMIPTESLEIVRAVAHFRNFTAAARYLHKVPSAISYTVRKLEERLDVQLFLRDSKRVELTPAGEHFIRQTGKLLAELEELEKTTRQMATGWEHEIKIALDNVVNQGMVYDLIRDLQAVRPETSLVINTEVHNGSWDALFHNRCQLVIGAPKAIPDNIETNDRFEWKSMGSLEWDLVMSPGHPLASISGLISQDMLKNYSSICIQDTSRVFRQGYNLLLEDQQILLVPSFRMAIECLLKGLGITVMPSHFVQPYIEQELLVRRDVLDIPMNDSCYLAWNKEVMGNGIRWVLDWLGEESWLNKVWLQYDAMKPMGYHVP; this is encoded by the coding sequence ATGGGGACTATAAAGCCAGCAAACAGTCGTACTCGCCTTATGATCCCAACGGAATCCCTCGAAATTGTCAGAGCCGTGGCCCACTTCAGAAACTTTACTGCTGCGGCCAGGTACCTGCATAAAGTACCTTCAGCAATCAGCTATACCGTCCGCAAGCTGGAAGAACGCCTGGATGTGCAACTGTTTCTGAGGGACAGTAAACGGGTTGAACTGACCCCGGCAGGCGAACACTTTATCCGTCAGACTGGCAAACTGCTGGCTGAACTGGAGGAACTGGAGAAAACCACCCGCCAGATGGCTACCGGCTGGGAACATGAAATCAAGATTGCCCTGGATAATGTTGTTAACCAGGGCATGGTTTACGATCTGATTCGCGACCTTCAGGCGGTTCGCCCGGAAACCAGTCTGGTGATCAATACTGAAGTTCACAACGGCTCCTGGGATGCCCTGTTCCATAACCGTTGCCAACTGGTCATTGGGGCTCCCAAGGCTATTCCGGACAATATTGAGACGAACGATCGTTTTGAATGGAAGTCCATGGGTTCGCTGGAATGGGATCTGGTGATGTCTCCCGGGCATCCGTTAGCCAGTATTTCCGGTCTCATCAGTCAGGACATGCTGAAGAATTACAGTTCAATCTGCATTCAGGATACATCCAGAGTCTTTCGACAAGGCTACAACCTGCTGCTCGAAGATCAGCAAATTCTCCTGGTTCCCAGTTTCCGCATGGCCATTGAGTGTCTGCTGAAAGGGTTGGGCATTACCGTCATGCCAAGCCACTTTGTTCAGCCCTACATTGAGCAGGAATTGCTGGTTCGCAGGGATGTGCTGGATATTCCCATGAATGACAGTTGTTACCTGGCCTGGAACAAGGAGGTCATGGGCAATGGTATTCGCTGGGTGCTGGACTGGCTGGGTGAAGAAAGCTGGCTGAACAAAGTCTGGCTACAGTATGACGCGATGAAGCCCATGGGTTATCACGTGCCATGA
- the deoC gene encoding deoxyribose-phosphate aldolase, which produces MTDLTASSRKALQLMDLTSLNENDTPEVIIDLCHKAKTPAGNTAAVCIYPRFVPIAKKTLKELGLKDVTVATVTNFPEGGDDIELAVTETRAAVVYGADEVDVVFPYRAFMAGDETVGAELVRRCKEVCADKVMLKVIIESGELKDPALIRRASDICIEAGADFIKTSTGKVPVNATPESARIMLEAIRDSGRQNVGFKPAGGIRTAQDAAEHLAIAADVMGEEWIDRNHYRFGASSLLGSLLVALGLKEQEDDKGGY; this is translated from the coding sequence ATGACCGATCTCACTGCCAGCAGCCGTAAGGCCCTGCAACTGATGGACCTCACTTCCCTGAATGAAAATGATACGCCGGAAGTGATTATTGATCTTTGCCACAAAGCCAAAACACCAGCAGGCAATACCGCTGCCGTCTGTATTTACCCAAGATTTGTTCCCATCGCCAAAAAGACCCTTAAAGAGCTGGGTCTGAAGGATGTAACGGTTGCTACCGTTACCAACTTTCCCGAGGGCGGTGATGATATTGAGCTGGCGGTCACAGAAACCAGGGCGGCTGTCGTTTATGGTGCCGATGAAGTAGACGTTGTTTTCCCCTATCGCGCCTTTATGGCAGGTGATGAAACGGTTGGAGCTGAGCTGGTTCGTCGTTGCAAAGAAGTCTGTGCAGACAAGGTGATGCTCAAGGTGATCATTGAGTCCGGTGAACTGAAGGATCCGGCCCTGATCCGTCGGGCCAGTGATATTTGCATTGAAGCCGGTGCTGACTTTATCAAAACCTCAACCGGTAAAGTCCCTGTTAATGCGACACCGGAATCTGCCCGCATCATGCTGGAAGCCATTCGCGACAGTGGCAGGCAAAACGTAGGCTTTAAACCTGCTGGTGGCATTCGAACAGCACAGGACGCAGCAGAACACCTGGCTATTGCCGCTGACGTTATGGGAGAGGAGTGGATCGATCGTAACCACTACCGCTTTGGTGCCAGTAGCTTGCTCGGAAGCCTGCTGGTGGCGCTTGGCCTGAAAGAACAGGAAGACGATAAAGGCGGATACTGA
- a CDS encoding EamA family transporter — translation MSNATLFCICSLVWGSTWYAVSWQLGTVDAMWSIAYRFLSGALLLWLICRFRGRFSGFTRQQHLRLFFQGTFLCGVSYWLVYESEKFISSGLSALICTGILYSNVVIARFWLGHAIKRSVLIGAALGSVGILMVFFPHITQIDPSSQELKGLALALVAVLMFSMGSVSCEINEKDGLSVVPVTVFTMLYGGLEMVGLALLRGVPPSFDFSPGYLLSLVYLVVFGSVVAMTSYLSLIQRMGSDRTAYVDIVYPIIALLISTALEGYQWTPVSVLGVGIILLGNVFAMGNRFDRPRTETSC, via the coding sequence GTGTCCAATGCCACTCTCTTTTGTATCTGCTCTCTGGTTTGGGGCTCTACCTGGTATGCTGTCAGCTGGCAGCTGGGAACCGTTGACGCCATGTGGTCAATCGCTTACCGGTTTCTGTCAGGGGCGCTGTTGTTATGGCTAATCTGTCGTTTCAGGGGTAGGTTTTCAGGCTTTACCCGGCAGCAGCATTTGAGACTTTTTTTTCAGGGAACCTTCCTTTGCGGTGTGTCCTACTGGCTGGTCTATGAGAGCGAAAAGTTCATCAGCAGTGGGCTTTCAGCATTGATTTGCACGGGCATTCTTTATTCAAATGTAGTGATTGCCCGGTTTTGGCTGGGACACGCCATTAAACGCTCTGTTCTGATAGGAGCGGCACTGGGCAGTGTCGGTATATTGATGGTGTTTTTCCCCCATATCACGCAGATTGACCCAAGCTCTCAGGAATTGAAGGGGCTGGCACTGGCACTGGTTGCCGTATTGATGTTTTCCATGGGCAGTGTGTCCTGCGAGATTAACGAAAAAGACGGTTTGTCAGTGGTACCGGTGACGGTGTTTACCATGTTGTATGGTGGCCTGGAAATGGTGGGGCTGGCCTTGCTCCGCGGTGTTCCACCTTCGTTTGACTTTAGTCCGGGTTACCTGCTTTCCCTGGTTTATCTGGTGGTTTTTGGTTCAGTTGTCGCCATGACTTCATACCTTTCCCTGATTCAGCGAATGGGATCTGATCGCACCGCTTATGTGGATATTGTCTATCCCATTATTGCCCTCTTGATCTCCACTGCTCTGGAGGGTTACCAATGGACACCGGTGTCAGTATTGGGGGTGGGGATTATTTTGCTGGGCAATGTCTTTGCCATGGGGAACCGCTTTGACCGGCCAAGAACCGAGACCAGCTGTTAA